A stretch of Mucilaginibacter terrae DNA encodes these proteins:
- a CDS encoding LamG domain-containing protein: MNFRKYKTNYFTYTALLLAGTIAISSCSKDNNERDVNSNKTELKRLTDSVNAVYTAAPEGRNIGQYPKQARTELKKAIDMANTVNNGEYTQQEVNSAFASLRRASAAFSQRAIVEVAAENLVAKWLFAGNALDATANKHDGVLKSGIIGTEKSPTDGGTLPVLVNDRFGQAGNAYEFTNGAYIEVPYTASLNPEVISISLWVNPKESFGDNYMLSLNRWNGFKFQLQTDNFLFLTMKATTATYDRDSNPGKMTVGQWHHAVVTFGNGAITFYVDGVQVKNESLSGTLAKLASPTNLVIGQQLPKDKFNFTDSSNPNYFYGGSFFKGSLDDIRYYNKVLTTDEVTRIYNNEKPD, encoded by the coding sequence ATGAATTTTAGAAAATATAAAACGAATTACTTTACATACACCGCCCTGTTGTTGGCCGGCACCATAGCTATTTCATCGTGCAGTAAGGATAATAATGAGCGGGATGTGAACTCCAATAAAACCGAGTTAAAACGCCTTACCGATTCGGTGAACGCCGTTTATACCGCAGCTCCCGAAGGCCGCAATATTGGCCAATACCCGAAACAAGCACGTACCGAACTAAAGAAAGCTATTGATATGGCCAACACGGTAAATAATGGCGAGTATACCCAGCAGGAAGTGAACAGTGCCTTTGCCAGTTTACGTCGTGCTTCAGCGGCCTTTAGCCAGCGCGCGATTGTAGAAGTTGCTGCCGAAAACCTGGTGGCCAAATGGCTGTTTGCTGGCAACGCGCTGGATGCCACCGCTAACAAGCATGATGGCGTTTTGAAAAGCGGCATCATAGGTACCGAAAAAAGTCCGACCGATGGCGGCACGCTCCCTGTTTTAGTTAACGACCGCTTTGGGCAAGCAGGTAATGCATACGAATTTACCAATGGCGCTTATATTGAAGTCCCATACACGGCCTCGCTTAATCCTGAGGTGATCAGCATAAGTTTATGGGTTAATCCTAAAGAATCATTTGGTGATAACTACATGCTATCTCTTAACCGTTGGAACGGCTTTAAATTTCAGTTACAAACCGATAATTTCTTATTCCTAACCATGAAAGCCACCACCGCCACTTACGACCGGGATAGCAATCCCGGCAAAATGACCGTGGGGCAATGGCACCATGCCGTGGTAACATTTGGCAACGGCGCAATTACTTTTTATGTAGATGGTGTGCAGGTAAAAAACGAAAGCCTTTCGGGCACATTGGCTAAGCTTGCCTCTCCTACCAACCTGGTTATCGGTCAGCAATTGCCTAAAGACAAGTTTAACTTTACTGATAGCAGCAACCCCAATTATTTTTACGGAGGTTCGTTCTTTAAAGGCTCGCTGGATGATATACGTTACTATAACAAGGTGTTGACAACCGATGAGGTTACCCGCATTTATAACAACGAAAAGCCGGATTGA
- a CDS encoding ligand-binding sensor domain-containing protein, whose amino-acid sequence MKKALLTILTCFLFFFFLYAQNPVGLPQIVNYTNLDYKGGIQNWAIDQDKGGRVYFANNEGLLSFDGKHWKLYRLPNYTVVHALKIDDNGRIYVGAQDEIGYYQPNPEGILSFHSLKSLIPKASRQFADIWNICHVNGDTFFRTVEKIFYLKDGTISVYKTGTEWTYLGTAQNRVYAQQKHKGLMVFDNGTWKTACDNQVLKEGNVTAVLDYAPGMLLVATLKNGLFLLKGNTLTPKTTAADDIFKTSYAYCAIAVNKDWFAIGTTASACYVIDRGGNVIQHFSSDEGLQKNYIRNLFTDKAKNLWLALDDGIDFIAFNSAIKQIFPDNKKQISSYTSRIFNNQLYVGASNGLFKLPLDMQAPDLSYSRGHFKEVGKLRGQVWGLNEINHKLLLAHEDGAFEVQPEKLQPVSQNTGNWLFEPLSAIEPSPAAVAGTYDGLQLLNYQNGSFRNGGIINGVDKTSLRFLAYDNNNNVVWASHPYRGVFKLTLSPNHQRIIQREILGIKDGLPAALGNYVFRIKNRIVVATLKGIYEYNDNTKRFQRSALFEPYTHNTGIHYLNEDAAGNVWFVNDKKLGVVDFSTHKDRPTVIYFPELTSKLVSGFEHIYPYDQQNIFVGANKGIYHINFLKYREQSRQPINVLLTQVKVLDDKDSVVFGGYAGKPSPKPNEQIKLPHELNSLHFEFASTLYEQQNTLEFSYQLVGFDKQWSAWSTKAEKEYTNLPAGTYTFKVKVRNNMGSESVPAGQQIVIEAAWYQSWWFYVLCLVVAAGSVHLFIKRQQRKHLKEQEKLKYLHQLELEHNEREIMKLQNEKLVADVVYKNKELASTTMHLVQRGKLLAKIKDELLPLVANGKGDKSTDFKRVIRLLNEAERNDGDWEQFAIHFDHIHSNFLSRLKERFPELSPNDLKLCAYLKMNLTSKEIAQLMSITIKAVEVSRYRLRKKMQIPSDMPLFDYLIKAISQSSQFND is encoded by the coding sequence ATGAAAAAAGCTTTACTAACCATTTTAACCTGCTTTTTATTTTTCTTTTTCTTGTACGCACAAAACCCGGTGGGGCTGCCGCAGATAGTTAATTACACTAATCTGGATTACAAAGGCGGTATCCAAAACTGGGCTATTGACCAGGATAAAGGCGGCAGGGTATATTTTGCCAATAACGAAGGTTTACTGTCTTTCGACGGTAAACACTGGAAGCTGTACAGGCTGCCCAATTACACCGTTGTGCATGCCTTAAAAATTGACGACAATGGCCGTATTTATGTTGGTGCTCAGGACGAAATTGGTTATTACCAACCCAACCCGGAGGGCATACTATCGTTTCATTCCTTAAAATCACTTATCCCGAAAGCGAGCAGGCAATTTGCCGATATCTGGAATATTTGCCACGTTAACGGTGATACCTTTTTTCGCACGGTTGAAAAGATATTTTATTTGAAAGACGGCACCATAAGCGTATATAAAACAGGCACCGAGTGGACTTATTTAGGAACTGCGCAAAACCGCGTATATGCCCAGCAAAAGCATAAAGGCCTTATGGTTTTTGATAATGGAACCTGGAAAACCGCGTGTGATAATCAGGTTCTTAAAGAAGGTAATGTTACCGCTGTATTAGACTATGCCCCCGGCATGCTCTTAGTAGCTACCCTGAAAAACGGCCTGTTCTTGCTAAAAGGAAATACCCTCACCCCAAAAACAACCGCCGCCGACGATATATTCAAAACCAGCTATGCATACTGTGCCATAGCGGTAAATAAAGATTGGTTTGCTATAGGTACCACGGCATCGGCCTGTTATGTTATTGACAGGGGTGGTAACGTTATCCAGCATTTTTCGAGTGATGAGGGCTTGCAGAAAAATTACATCCGTAACCTGTTTACCGATAAGGCCAAAAACCTTTGGCTTGCCTTGGATGACGGCATCGACTTTATTGCCTTTAACAGTGCCATAAAGCAAATTTTTCCGGATAACAAGAAGCAAATCAGCAGTTATACATCCCGCATATTCAATAACCAACTCTATGTGGGCGCATCTAATGGCCTGTTTAAACTGCCTTTAGATATGCAAGCCCCGGATTTAAGCTATTCGCGCGGCCACTTTAAAGAAGTAGGAAAATTGCGCGGCCAAGTGTGGGGACTAAACGAAATTAACCACAAACTTTTACTGGCCCACGAGGATGGTGCTTTTGAAGTGCAACCCGAAAAATTGCAGCCGGTTAGTCAAAATACAGGCAATTGGTTGTTCGAGCCATTGTCGGCTATCGAGCCTTCACCTGCGGCGGTTGCAGGTACTTATGATGGTTTGCAATTGCTCAATTATCAAAACGGTTCTTTTAGAAACGGCGGCATTATTAATGGGGTTGATAAAACATCTTTGCGGTTTTTAGCCTATGATAATAATAACAATGTGGTTTGGGCATCGCACCCTTACAGGGGAGTTTTTAAATTAACCTTATCGCCCAATCATCAGCGTATTATACAACGAGAGATATTGGGTATTAAAGATGGCTTGCCTGCAGCTTTGGGTAATTACGTGTTTCGCATTAAAAACCGCATTGTGGTGGCTACTTTAAAAGGTATTTATGAGTATAACGATAATACCAAGCGTTTTCAACGTTCGGCCCTATTTGAACCTTATACGCATAACACAGGCATACATTACCTTAATGAAGATGCTGCCGGCAATGTTTGGTTTGTAAACGACAAGAAATTAGGCGTAGTTGATTTTTCGACCCATAAAGACCGGCCAACCGTGATATACTTTCCCGAACTTACTTCAAAACTGGTATCGGGCTTTGAGCATATTTACCCTTATGATCAGCAAAATATTTTTGTGGGAGCCAACAAGGGTATCTATCATATCAACTTCTTAAAATATCGCGAGCAAAGTCGTCAACCCATAAACGTGCTACTTACCCAGGTAAAGGTTTTAGATGATAAAGACAGTGTTGTATTTGGTGGCTATGCCGGTAAGCCAAGTCCTAAACCTAACGAGCAAATTAAACTGCCTCACGAATTAAATTCCCTGCATTTTGAATTTGCCTCTACCTTATACGAGCAACAAAATACATTAGAGTTTAGCTATCAACTGGTGGGGTTTGATAAACAGTGGTCGGCCTGGAGTACCAAAGCCGAAAAGGAGTATACCAACTTACCGGCGGGTACTTACACGTTTAAAGTAAAGGTACGTAACAACATGGGAAGTGAATCGGTGCCAGCCGGGCAACAAATTGTTATTGAAGCTGCCTGGTATCAAAGTTGGTGGTTTTATGTGTTGTGTTTGGTTGTTGCGGCAGGTTCGGTACACTTGTTTATAAAACGGCAGCAGCGTAAACACCTTAAAGAACAGGAAAAACTCAAATACCTGCACCAACTTGAGTTAGAGCACAACGAGCGCGAGATAATGAAGCTGCAAAACGAAAAGCTGGTGGCCGATGTAGTGTATAAAAATAAGGAACTGGCCTCAACTACCATGCACCTCGTGCAACGCGGCAAGCTATTAGCGAAAATTAAAGACGAACTTTTGCCCTTGGTTGCTAATGGTAAAGGCGATAAATCGACTGATTTTAAACGGGTGATACGCCTGCTGAATGAGGCTGAACGAAATGACGGCGACTGGGAACAGTTTGCCATTCACTTCGATCATATACACTCCAACTTTTTAAGCCGCTTAAAAGAACGTTTCCCCGAATTGAGTCCTAATGATTTGAAGCTGTGCGCCTATCTTAAAATGAACCTCACCTCAAAAGAGATAGCCCAGTTAATGAGCATTACCATTAAAGCCGTTGAGGTGAGCCGCTACCGACTACGCAAAAAAATGCAGATACCATCGGATATGCCGCTGTTTGATTATTTGATCAAGGCTATTAGTCAATCGTCGCAATTTAATGATTAG
- a CDS encoding SusC/RagA family TonB-linked outer membrane protein, producing MKGKITFFLLVLLLHAFALKAQELQVSGKVTLKSDGAPLPGVTVTVEGGSAGVATDPNGEFSLKIPKLGSVLVFSQIGLEPQRYTVNSNNVIQIMMAEKSTNLNDVVVVGYGTQVRRNVSSAIGSVKPEQITQTPVQRIEQALQGRVAGVQVTNVSGQPGDAPTVRIRGIGTNGDASPIYIVDGFQVGGIDYLNPADIQSMDVLKDAASAAIYGARGGNGVVLITTKSGSKDGKTRITYDGYIGIQNAWRYMKLLDAREYAVMMNEGAANAGNSIPYPDLTKYPAGTGTDWQRALFQKNAPTYNHQFAINGGNDRSNYAINFSLFDQKGLVGGDKSDFKRYTFRANNDTKVKDYLKVGANVAYSHIRRTAIDPNQEFGGVLNNAINLDPITPVIETDPARAATYNINAVRDGNGNLYGISPYVAQEIVNPLARLAVTNGLTRVDKFVGNTYAEINILKELVFRSTFSIDLAYVNSNNYSPVFYLNAAQQNINSSVSKGTDRYYTWQAENVLSYNKMFSKHSLGVTVGTTHRRENAETLYGSNTGLVVNDPNMAYLNLAVDAGTAKATGGAGRSALFSLFGRVNYSYDNKYLFSASLRRDGSSKFGSNHPFGYFPAVSAGWIFTEESFIPKNDVLTFGKLRASWGKNGNDRIGDFPWAAVIGVGRGYTFYNGSGNGYINGASPSYIANPDIRWEESVQSDIGLDLTFLRNMFTFTADYYVKTTKGWLLQVPIPLSVGVPAGTANGGSVRNSGIELSLNYQQNIGKFKINAGVNGSFNKNTVTEINNAERILGGAGISTYGQVERSTIGQPFSYFYGYQTDGIFQNVAQINAYTQNGNKIQPDAVPGDVKFKDLNGNGVIDPNDRTMIGNPTPKITGGFTFGLAYQGFDLNGFFTGAFGNQIFNGTRRHDFPTANMQTLYLNRWSGEGSTNTHPRFTWNDTNGNYSKISDLYLENGDYVRLKTLQLGYTFNKALMSKIKLQGLRIYVSGDNLLTFTKYSGFDPEIGARGSLDIGIDRGIYPQARIYRVGLSATF from the coding sequence ATGAAAGGAAAAATTACTTTTTTTCTATTAGTTCTGCTATTGCATGCCTTTGCGCTTAAAGCACAGGAGCTGCAAGTATCAGGTAAGGTTACCTTAAAGAGCGATGGCGCTCCTTTACCGGGTGTAACGGTAACTGTTGAAGGCGGCTCGGCCGGGGTAGCTACAGACCCCAATGGCGAGTTCAGCCTTAAAATTCCCAAATTGGGCTCAGTACTGGTTTTTAGCCAGATAGGCCTCGAACCGCAGCGTTACACGGTAAACAGTAACAATGTCATTCAAATTATGATGGCTGAAAAATCAACCAACCTCAATGATGTTGTAGTGGTTGGTTACGGCACACAAGTGCGCCGTAATGTATCATCGGCCATTGGTTCGGTTAAACCCGAGCAAATTACCCAAACACCAGTACAACGTATTGAACAGGCCTTGCAAGGCCGTGTTGCCGGTGTGCAGGTTACCAACGTATCGGGCCAACCAGGCGATGCCCCTACCGTGCGCATACGTGGTATTGGCACTAACGGTGATGCCTCGCCTATTTACATTGTAGATGGTTTCCAGGTGGGCGGTATCGATTATTTGAACCCGGCCGACATCCAATCAATGGACGTACTGAAAGATGCGGCATCGGCAGCTATTTATGGTGCGCGTGGCGGTAACGGTGTAGTACTCATCACCACTAAAAGTGGTTCAAAAGATGGCAAAACCCGCATTACCTACGATGGCTACATAGGTATACAAAACGCATGGCGTTACATGAAACTGCTTGATGCCCGCGAGTATGCCGTAATGATGAACGAGGGTGCCGCCAACGCGGGCAATTCTATCCCCTACCCCGACTTAACCAAGTACCCCGCAGGTACTGGCACCGACTGGCAGCGTGCCTTGTTCCAAAAAAATGCGCCTACTTACAACCACCAGTTTGCCATAAACGGTGGTAACGACCGTAGCAACTATGCTATCAATTTTTCGTTGTTCGACCAAAAAGGTTTGGTGGGCGGCGATAAATCTGATTTTAAACGCTACACCTTCCGCGCCAATAATGATACTAAGGTCAAGGATTATTTGAAAGTGGGTGCTAACGTGGCTTACTCGCACATTCGTCGTACAGCAATTGACCCTAACCAGGAATTTGGCGGTGTATTGAACAACGCTATCAACCTCGACCCTATTACCCCGGTGATAGAGACCGACCCTGCCCGTGCGGCAACCTATAACATAAATGCTGTGCGCGATGGTAATGGTAACCTGTATGGTATATCGCCGTATGTAGCACAAGAAATTGTGAACCCACTGGCACGCTTGGCCGTAACTAACGGACTTACCCGCGTTGATAAATTCGTGGGCAACACTTACGCTGAGATCAACATCCTGAAAGAACTGGTTTTCCGTTCAACTTTCAGTATCGATTTGGCTTATGTAAATTCTAATAACTACAGCCCTGTTTTCTACCTTAATGCGGCCCAGCAAAACATCAATTCAAGCGTATCAAAAGGTACCGACCGCTATTACACCTGGCAGGCCGAGAACGTGTTGAGCTATAACAAAATGTTCAGCAAACACTCATTAGGCGTAACTGTGGGTACTACCCATCGTCGCGAAAACGCGGAAACGCTGTACGGCTCAAACACAGGTTTGGTAGTAAACGACCCTAACATGGCCTACCTCAACCTGGCGGTAGATGCCGGTACAGCCAAAGCCACAGGCGGCGCAGGTCGCAGTGCGTTATTCTCGCTATTTGGCAGGGTAAATTATTCATACGATAATAAGTACCTTTTCTCGGCTTCGTTACGTCGTGATGGTTCTTCAAAATTCGGCTCTAACCATCCGTTCGGTTACTTCCCTGCGGTATCGGCCGGCTGGATATTCACCGAGGAAAGCTTCATCCCTAAAAACGATGTACTCACCTTTGGTAAGTTACGCGCCTCATGGGGTAAAAACGGTAACGACCGCATAGGCGATTTCCCTTGGGCTGCTGTAATTGGCGTGGGTCGGGGTTATACGTTTTATAACGGCAGCGGCAACGGCTATATCAACGGTGCATCACCGTCATACATTGCCAACCCCGATATTCGCTGGGAAGAATCGGTACAAAGCGACATTGGTTTGGATTTAACCTTCCTGCGCAACATGTTCACCTTTACTGCCGATTATTATGTAAAAACCACAAAAGGCTGGTTATTACAAGTGCCTATCCCGCTAAGCGTGGGTGTTCCGGCCGGAACCGCAAACGGTGGTTCGGTACGTAACTCGGGTATTGAGCTTTCGTTAAATTACCAGCAAAACATAGGTAAGTTTAAAATTAATGCAGGCGTTAACGGCAGCTTCAACAAAAACACTGTTACCGAAATTAACAATGCCGAACGCATATTGGGCGGTGCAGGTATATCAACCTACGGACAAGTAGAGCGCAGCACCATTGGTCAGCCGTTCTCTTATTTCTATGGTTACCAAACCGATGGCATCTTCCAAAACGTGGCACAAATTAATGCCTATACCCAAAACGGCAATAAAATTCAGCCCGATGCCGTACCCGGCGATGTTAAGTTTAAAGACCTGAACGGCAACGGCGTGATCGACCCTAACGACCGTACCATGATCGGTAATCCTACGCCTAAAATTACCGGCGGCTTTACGTTTGGTTTGGCATATCAGGGATTTGATTTAAACGGATTCTTCACCGGTGCATTTGGAAATCAGATATTCAACGGCACACGTCGCCATGATTTCCCTACCGCCAATATGCAAACCCTGTACCTTAACCGTTGGAGCGGCGAAGGCAGCACAAATACCCACCCTCGTTTTACCTGGAACGACACCAATGGCAACTACAGCAAAATATCGGACCTGTATCTTGAAAACGGTGATTACGTGCGCCTTAAAACCCTGCAACTGGGCTACACGTTCAACAAAGCGCTTATGTCGAAAATTAAGCTGCAAGGCTTACGCATTTATGTATCGGGCGATAACCTGTTGACCTTTACCAAATACTCGGGTTTCGACCCTGAAATTGGCGCACGCGGAAGCCTGGATATTGGTATCGACCGTGGCATTTATCCACAGGCCCGTATTTACCGTGTAGGTTTAAGTGCAACATTTTAA
- a CDS encoding RagB/SusD family nutrient uptake outer membrane protein, with protein MKNIKYTTTIILAGLFTITGSGCKKFIELSPVDNRVSENFYKTEKDANEALNSVYDALQWHTNAGGGGFSPDPMMADIASDDSYAGGASRSDSPDMIQIDQQKIAPTNSLTRVYWGNHYTGIYRANLLLQKLPDINMPAAAKAKIAAECKFLRAFFYFDLAKWFGNIPLITAPQSPGEYCVVNASPAQTFNQIAQDLVEAMPVLDKSDLRTSKAHATRWSAIGLLGRVYLFYKGVYKAELQADGTAVNGPYVLTQLQDLITNSGHDLLGAYADNFTKANEFSKESVWEISYSNDNPWFDWNYIQGGEGNMQPLMQAPRIEGDPLYSTGWSFAPVTQELYNSYEANDPRRTATIINMETDLKGKVSVGYQHTGFFSKKYTTTAEYRPTTGQYELNWGNNYRSIRFSDVLLMAAELDFTNGGSQAQNYLNRVRNRVSLGSKTVTLAAIYQERRAELALEGIRYWDLLRQGLPAAAQAITISGKKGPGYTGDQVDYNVTFNQATRGLFPIPQSELDQCSSVLKPNF; from the coding sequence ATGAAGAATATTAAATATACCACCACCATCATATTAGCAGGTCTGTTTACCATTACCGGCAGCGGCTGCAAAAAATTTATAGAGTTAAGCCCTGTTGACAACCGGGTTAGCGAAAACTTTTACAAAACCGAAAAAGACGCCAATGAGGCACTAAACAGTGTTTACGATGCCTTGCAGTGGCATACCAACGCTGGCGGCGGCGGCTTTAGCCCCGACCCTATGATGGCCGACATTGCATCGGACGATTCGTATGCAGGCGGCGCAAGCCGGTCCGATTCGCCCGATATGATCCAAATTGATCAACAAAAAATTGCGCCTACCAACTCGTTAACCCGCGTTTACTGGGGCAACCACTACACCGGTATTTACCGCGCAAACCTGCTGCTGCAAAAGCTGCCCGATATTAATATGCCGGCCGCTGCAAAAGCTAAAATTGCTGCAGAGTGTAAGTTTTTAAGAGCTTTCTTTTATTTTGATCTGGCTAAATGGTTTGGCAATATCCCGCTGATAACCGCGCCACAAAGCCCGGGCGAGTACTGCGTAGTGAATGCCAGTCCGGCTCAAACTTTTAACCAGATAGCGCAAGACCTGGTTGAAGCCATGCCGGTATTAGATAAATCAGATTTACGCACCAGCAAGGCACACGCCACACGCTGGTCGGCCATTGGCTTATTGGGCCGTGTTTACCTGTTTTACAAAGGCGTTTATAAAGCCGAATTACAAGCAGATGGCACTGCAGTTAATGGCCCTTACGTGCTTACGCAACTGCAAGACCTCATTACCAACAGCGGCCATGATTTGTTAGGTGCTTATGCTGATAATTTTACCAAAGCCAACGAGTTTAGCAAAGAATCGGTTTGGGAAATATCTTACTCTAATGATAATCCCTGGTTCGACTGGAACTACATTCAGGGCGGCGAAGGCAACATGCAGCCGTTGATGCAGGCACCACGTATTGAAGGCGACCCGCTTTACAGCACCGGCTGGAGCTTTGCTCCTGTTACGCAGGAATTGTACAACAGTTACGAAGCTAACGATCCACGCCGCACGGCAACCATCATTAACATGGAAACTGATTTGAAAGGTAAGGTATCAGTTGGCTATCAGCACACAGGTTTCTTTAGCAAAAAGTATACTACCACTGCCGAATACAGGCCAACAACCGGGCAGTATGAGTTAAACTGGGGCAATAACTACCGTTCTATTCGTTTTTCGGATGTATTACTGATGGCCGCCGAACTTGATTTCACCAACGGTGGCAGCCAGGCTCAAAACTACCTGAACCGGGTACGTAACCGCGTTAGCCTGGGCAGCAAAACCGTAACGTTGGCCGCCATTTACCAGGAACGCCGTGCCGAACTGGCTTTAGAGGGCATCCGCTACTGGGACCTGCTTCGCCAGGGATTACCAGCCGCCGCCCAGGCCATTACTATAAGTGGTAAGAAAGGCCCCGGCTATACCGGCGACCAGGTTGATTACAATGTAACCTTTAACCAGGCCACCCGCGGACTGTTCCCTATTCCGCAAAGCGAGCTTGATCAATGCTCGAGTGTGTTGAAACCTAATTTTTAA
- a CDS encoding PKD domain-containing protein: MKTFLYKPLAALLLVLTWMGCKVDDPELGPAPQSTQVKFNATPSAANANIITFKNQSGPVTKTVWDLGNGQTGSGEEITGSYPLAGTYTVKLTIYTSGGFASSTQTVTIATTKPEMLNRPDYNFLTGGGSNVAGKTWVIEKAVSGHLGVGPATSQTAEWYNAAPNEKASEGFYDDEMVFTLSNNLKYTYINHGNTFANGANAAGIGGATGGDVTVNYTPPTNLSWSITEEGDKKYLTISNNGFIAYYTGVSKYQILTLSENEMYLRVADKANAANAWYLRLAPKGYTRPVVEKPLRANDITDKFDGTGNIAWKADGITFKNAFDNPFPQGINTAAKVGFYQRLTGDANQYGNLQTTLDYRLNLSTRNKFRVKVFFPGANDYTGTLKPQVSVKLQNSLAGGNAWQTQTEIVKQVPLNQWVELEFDFSAISNVTIYDQIVLQLGGEGHQVPGIFYVGSFELK, translated from the coding sequence ATGAAGACCTTTTTATATAAACCGCTTGCAGCGCTGCTGCTTGTACTCACTTGGATGGGCTGTAAGGTTGACGACCCGGAGCTTGGTCCGGCACCGCAAAGCACACAGGTAAAATTTAACGCAACACCAAGTGCGGCCAATGCCAATATCATTACATTCAAAAACCAATCGGGACCAGTAACTAAAACCGTTTGGGATTTGGGTAACGGACAAACCGGCTCGGGCGAGGAAATTACCGGCTCGTATCCTCTTGCAGGTACTTACACAGTAAAGCTCACCATTTATACCAGCGGTGGCTTTGCATCAAGCACTCAAACCGTAACCATTGCTACCACCAAGCCCGAAATGCTTAACCGCCCTGATTATAACTTTTTAACAGGCGGCGGCAGTAACGTAGCAGGCAAAACCTGGGTTATTGAAAAAGCCGTATCGGGCCACTTAGGTGTTGGTCCGGCCACATCGCAAACCGCCGAGTGGTACAACGCAGCCCCTAACGAAAAGGCATCAGAGGGCTTTTATGATGATGAAATGGTGTTTACTTTGAGCAACAACTTAAAATACACTTACATCAACCACGGCAACACCTTTGCCAACGGTGCAAACGCAGCCGGTATTGGTGGTGCAACAGGTGGCGACGTTACCGTTAATTACACCCCGCCCACCAATCTTAGCTGGAGCATAACCGAAGAGGGTGATAAAAAATATCTCACCATATCAAACAACGGCTTCATAGCTTATTACACCGGCGTATCAAAATACCAGATACTTACCTTGAGCGAAAACGAAATGTACCTGCGTGTGGCTGATAAAGCCAATGCGGCTAATGCCTGGTATTTGCGTTTAGCACCTAAAGGTTATACCCGCCCCGTGGTTGAAAAACCTTTGCGAGCCAATGATATTACCGATAAGTTTGACGGCACTGGCAATATTGCCTGGAAAGCCGATGGTATTACGTTTAAAAACGCGTTCGACAATCCATTCCCTCAAGGCATTAATACTGCCGCTAAAGTTGGCTTTTACCAACGTTTAACCGGCGATGCCAACCAGTACGGCAACCTGCAAACCACGTTGGATTATCGGCTTAACTTGAGTACCCGCAATAAATTCAGGGTAAAAGTATTTTTCCCGGGTGCTAATGATTACACCGGAACATTAAAACCGCAGGTATCGGTAAAACTGCAAAATTCGCTTGCAGGTGGCAATGCCTGGCAAACCCAAACCGAAATAGTTAAACAGGTACCGTTAAACCAATGGGTGGAGCTGGAGTTTGATTTTTCGGCCATATCAAACGTTACCATTTACGACCAGATCGTGCTGCAACTGGGCGGCGAAGGTCACCAGGTTCCGGGTATTTTTTATGTGGGCAGTTTTGAATTAAAATAA
- a CDS encoding glycoside hydrolase family 16 protein, producing the protein MYTSFIGKVLVAGFLLSCAGGDELKPLPTEPTTGGGDGKPTDKGWAFETTPVWADEFTTNGAPDAAKWGYDLGGTGWGNNELQNYTNSQTNAGIANGVLTITARRENSGTNAYSSARLVTKGKGDFLYGRVEIKAKLPSGRGTWPAIWMLPTDMAYGQWPKSGEIDIMEHVGYDPNKVHFTIHTEAYNGAQGTQKGDFKMVNTAFTEFHLYRVDWTPYALRGFIDDQKVFEYVNDGKGSSTWPFDKRFHLLLNIAVGGNWGGAQGVDDTIFPKAMEVDYVRVYKMIDK; encoded by the coding sequence ATGTATACATCATTTATTGGAAAAGTACTGGTGGCAGGTTTCCTGCTATCATGTGCCGGGGGCGATGAACTAAAACCCCTTCCTACCGAACCCACCACAGGTGGTGGCGACGGAAAACCAACCGACAAAGGCTGGGCGTTTGAAACTACGCCCGTTTGGGCCGATGAATTTACCACCAACGGCGCGCCTGATGCCGCCAAATGGGGTTATGATTTAGGCGGTACCGGCTGGGGCAACAACGAGCTGCAAAATTACACCAACAGTCAAACTAACGCCGGCATAGCCAACGGTGTGCTAACCATTACCGCCCGCAGAGAAAACTCGGGCACCAATGCATATTCATCGGCCAGGTTAGTTACCAAGGGTAAAGGCGACTTTTTGTACGGCCGTGTGGAAATTAAAGCCAAGCTGCCATCTGGCCGTGGTACATGGCCTGCTATATGGATGCTGCCTACCGATATGGCTTACGGGCAATGGCCAAAATCGGGCGAGATCGATATTATGGAGCACGTAGGCTACGACCCTAATAAAGTGCATTTCACCATACATACCGAAGCCTACAACGGCGCTCAAGGCACCCAAAAAGGCGACTTTAAAATGGTTAACACCGCATTCACCGAATTTCACTTATATCGCGTAGATTGGACACCCTATGCCCTGCGTGGCTTTATCGACGATCAAAAGGTGTTTGAGTACGTAAATGATGGCAAAGGCTCATCAACCTGGCCGTTTGATAAGCGCTTTCACCTGCTGCTCAATATTGCTGTTGGCGGCAACTGGGGCGGTGCGCAGGGTGTTGATGATACCATTTTCCCTAAAGCTATGGAGGTTGATTACGTGCGGGTTTATAAAATGATCGATAAGTAA